Below is a window of Geomonas oryzisoli DNA.
CCCGCCTTGTTGGCCAGGCTGATGTAGGAGGCGATGCGCTCTTCGAGCTTGTGCAGCACCTGCTGCACCAGCCCGTCTGCGTCGGCGCCCAGCACCTCCCCTTTGAAGCCGCGGGAGAACTGCTTCTTCTGGGCCGCCTGCCTCAGGCAGGAGGCCTTCAGGCAGGTGTACGCCCCGCGACCGGGGAGCTTGTTCTGCAGGTCGGGGACCAGGGTGCGGTCCGGTGCCAGCACGAAGCGAAGCAGCTCGCCCTTGTCCTTGGTCTCACGGCAGGCAAGACAGCTTCTCTGTGGTGTGGCCTTGGGCATGCTAATCCTCTTCGGTCGCCTCTACTACTGCCGGCTCGGCTGCCTCAACCGGCTCGGCGGGCTCTTCTTCAGACTCGGTGCCGTCGTAGGAGGCGAACTGCTGCAGCTCGGCCTCGGCCATGCGGGTCTCGCTCTTGATATCGATCTTCCAGCCGGTCAGCTTGGCGGCGAGACGCACGTTCTGGCCGCGCTTGCCGATGGCCAGCGAGAGCTGGTCGTCCGCCACGATGACTTCCATGGCGTAGTCCTCTTCGTCAACATACACCTTGGTGACCACGGCCGGGGCCAGGGCGTTGCAGGCGAAGCGGGCGATGTCCTCGCTCCAGGGGATGATGTCGATCTTCTCGCCGCGCAGCTCGGACACCACATTCTGGACGCGGGAGCCGCGCATACCGACGCAGGCGCCGACCGGATCGACGTCGCCGTCATGCGAGTAGACAGCGATCTTGGCACGCCCGCCCGGCTCGCGTACGACGCTCTTGATCTCGACGATGCCTTCCGCGATCTCCGGCACCTCGGCCTCGAACAGCTTGGCCAGCATGGTGGGATGGGTGCGGGAGAGCATGATCTGGGGACCCTTGGTGGTCATGC
It encodes the following:
- a CDS encoding DUF448 domain-containing protein, coding for MPKATPQRSCLACRETKDKGELLRFVLAPDRTLVPDLQNKLPGRGAYTCLKASCLRQAAQKKQFSRGFKGEVLGADADGLVQQVLHKLEERIASYISLANKAGKVVSGSDQVQDKLKKGGAGLLFVATDISPDIGEKFRGLAQLKQVPCISLFTKDRLGELLGKELRSVLVVMESGFVGSIGLEMEKYRNFFEEERE
- the nusA gene encoding transcription termination factor NusA; the protein is METSFNLKHTIDQIVKEKGIDKGIVVEALEQAVLTAANKKFRNTRDLEAHYNPEIGEVELFEFVTVVEEVQDSYREIELDEAREEDPEVEIGDSIGMKMDASGFSRIAAQTAKQVIIQRVREAERETIFNEFQERQGEIVNGVVRRFEKGDLIVDLGRAEALLPHKEQAPREVYRQGDRVKALITEIRMTTKGPQIMLSRTHPTMLAKLFEAEVPEIAEGIVEIKSVVREPGGRAKIAVYSHDGDVDPVGACVGMRGSRVQNVVSELRGEKIDIIPWSEDIARFACNALAPAVVTKVYVDEEDYAMEVIVADDQLSLAIGKRGQNVRLAAKLTGWKIDIKSETRMAEAELQQFASYDGTESEEEPAEPVEAAEPAVVEATEED